A window of uncultured Litoreibacter sp. contains these coding sequences:
- a CDS encoding TAXI family TRAP transporter solute-binding subunit codes for MIHTFKTAAISAVLALGLAGTAMAQDLKFFTIGTGGTAFTYYPVGGVIANAISKPPGSRECGEGGSCGVDGLIASAVSSRGSVDNVNAIISGLRNSGFAQSDVAYWAYTGTGTMEGKEPATDLRTIAALFEEHIHLVALADSGINSVADLKGKRVSLDEPGSGTYVDATLILEANGLSVDDVTAEQLKGNAAAEGLRNGKIDAFFAVAGYPTGAIVELASAADIKLVPISGAGADALTEKYGFFASSDIPAGTYEGVDAVTTVAVGAQWFTSAKEDEELIYNITKALWNDESRKLLDVGHAKGATITPDTALNGVGVPLHPGAEKFYKEAGLLE; via the coding sequence ATGATCCATACTTTCAAGACGGCCGCGATCAGCGCGGTTCTGGCTTTGGGCCTGGCGGGCACCGCCATGGCGCAGGACCTCAAATTCTTCACCATCGGCACAGGCGGCACCGCGTTCACCTACTATCCGGTTGGCGGGGTTATCGCGAACGCAATCTCCAAGCCACCCGGGTCGCGCGAATGCGGCGAGGGCGGGTCTTGCGGCGTTGACGGGCTGATTGCGTCGGCGGTGTCGTCGCGTGGCTCCGTGGACAATGTGAATGCCATCATTTCCGGTCTGCGGAATTCGGGCTTTGCGCAGTCGGATGTGGCGTATTGGGCCTATACCGGCACCGGCACGATGGAAGGCAAAGAGCCAGCCACCGACCTGCGCACCATTGCGGCGTTGTTCGAAGAGCATATCCACCTTGTGGCCTTGGCTGACAGTGGCATCAACTCCGTGGCGGACCTCAAAGGCAAGCGCGTGTCGTTGGATGAGCCTGGCTCCGGCACATATGTCGACGCGACCCTGATCCTCGAGGCCAACGGCCTGAGCGTCGATGACGTCACGGCTGAGCAGCTGAAAGGCAACGCTGCCGCTGAAGGCCTGCGGAACGGCAAGATCGACGCGTTCTTCGCAGTTGCGGGCTACCCGACCGGCGCAATCGTTGAATTGGCTTCTGCTGCCGACATCAAGCTGGTGCCGATCTCCGGTGCGGGCGCGGATGCGCTGACGGAAAAATACGGCTTCTTTGCCTCTTCCGACATCCCTGCGGGCACCTATGAGGGTGTTGACGCGGTCACCACCGTGGCTGTTGGCGCGCAATGGTTCACATCCGCCAAGGAAGATGAAGAGCTGATCTACAACATCACCAAAGCTTTGTGGAATGACGAAAGCCGCAAGCTGCTGGATGTGGGCCACGCCAAAGGTGCGACCATCACACCAGACACCGCGCTGAACGGCGTGGGCGTGCCTCTGCACCCGGGTGCAGAGAAGTTCTACAAAGAAGCAGGCCTGCTGGAATAA
- a CDS encoding FCD domain-containing protein: MPKQSSVIATLSDQLRRDISLGVIRPGDKLNIEALKRTYSVSHPSVREALSLLVGEGYVGFQESKGFRALDSSPDEQQDNIRLRAEFECIALEWSIARTNVDWRSSVVAAHYALSEIEQEMPGDPMNAALEWEERNRSFHAALVGNCDSPKLLDIIDTQYNLSRRYRLMAHAQDRSQMSRARWVETSAQEHRLLKDAALEGDTELGKRVLRQHIKKAALHAVEDAASIRGAAK, translated from the coding sequence ATGCCAAAGCAAAGCTCCGTTATCGCAACTCTGTCGGATCAGTTGCGCCGCGACATCTCGCTTGGGGTGATCAGGCCCGGCGACAAGCTCAACATTGAAGCCTTGAAACGCACCTACAGCGTGTCCCACCCCTCGGTGAGGGAGGCGCTGTCGCTGCTGGTGGGAGAAGGCTATGTGGGGTTCCAGGAATCAAAAGGGTTCCGCGCGCTGGACTCGTCTCCGGACGAACAGCAGGACAACATCCGGCTGCGCGCTGAATTTGAATGCATCGCGCTGGAATGGTCCATTGCCCGGACAAATGTGGACTGGCGTTCCTCCGTCGTTGCTGCTCATTATGCGTTGTCAGAAATCGAACAGGAGATGCCCGGCGATCCGATGAACGCGGCCTTGGAATGGGAAGAGCGCAACCGAAGCTTCCACGCCGCGCTGGTCGGCAATTGCGACTCGCCGAAGCTGCTGGACATCATTGACACGCAATACAATCTCAGCCGCCGCTACAGATTGATGGCCCATGCGCAGGACCGCAGCCAGATGTCGCGCGCCCGCTGGGTCGAGACAAGCGCGCAGGAGCACCGGCTGCTGAAAGACGCGGCGCTGGAGGGGGATACCGAATTGGGCAAACGCGTCCTGAGACAACATATCAAAAAAGCCGCGCTTCACGCCGTTGAAGACGCTGCATCCATCCGTGGGGCTGCAAAATAG
- a CDS encoding SDR family NAD(P)-dependent oxidoreductase — translation MPESTSRRLKSLVTGGSGALGGAIISALLARGDDVVCLDQRPPAPSDAAYIPVDITCAASVDTAMQRAAERLGRVDVLIHAAGIMRTAAFMDLTEDTFQDVLEVNLLGAFRVAQRASALMMAHGGRIVLVTSIHGQVGVEGRGAYAASKGGVASLARVMAAELGQHRIRVNVLAPGAVDGGMLPNPAARQGWVEATPSNRVAYLNEVAGVAALLTSEDASFVNGQVVAVDGGVSTVRQFTG, via the coding sequence ATGCCCGAATCGACCAGCCGTAGATTGAAATCCCTGGTAACCGGCGGGTCCGGCGCTTTGGGCGGGGCCATCATCTCGGCATTGCTGGCGCGCGGGGACGATGTGGTCTGCCTCGACCAACGCCCGCCCGCCCCGTCGGACGCCGCCTATATTCCGGTCGACATCACCTGCGCCGCCAGCGTGGACACGGCCATGCAGCGGGCCGCAGAACGGCTCGGACGGGTCGACGTCCTGATCCATGCGGCGGGCATCATGCGCACCGCCGCTTTCATGGATCTGACGGAAGACACGTTTCAGGACGTTCTGGAGGTCAACCTGCTGGGGGCATTCCGGGTGGCGCAAAGGGCAAGCGCCCTGATGATGGCGCATGGTGGGCGCATCGTGCTTGTGACCTCGATCCATGGGCAGGTGGGCGTTGAGGGGCGCGGCGCCTACGCGGCGTCGAAAGGCGGCGTCGCATCGCTGGCCCGCGTGATGGCAGCAGAGCTGGGGCAGCATCGTATCCGCGTCAACGTGCTGGCCCCCGGCGCGGTTGACGGCGGGATGCTACCCAATCCCGCCGCCCGGCAGGGCTGGGTGGAGGCCACCCCAAGCAACCGCGTGGCCTATCTCAACGAGGTCGCGGGCGTCGCCGCCTTGTTGACATCGGAAGATGCAAGCTTCGTCAATGGTCAGGTTGTGGCCGTGGATGGCGGCGTCAGCACGGTACGCCAATTCACCGGATGA